The Desulfobotulus pelophilus genomic interval GGAATGGCACCACAAAATGCAACTTCACTGAGTGCAAGAATAGACCGATTACTGGAAGGTGGCTTAATCAGCCCTGAAATATCAAGCCATCTTAAGGATAGGAACCAAGCCAGCGAGGATAACCGAGAAGGTATGTTGTGGTTTTGTTTTTTTGAGCCATTCATCGCCGGGGAGTCGGGAATTGGACGCTTGTTCAGGTCCTGGGGCGGTGAGGCGCTCTATAATTTGCATGAGGGTCATCCTATTACTGGGCCTGCGATCCGTAGTGTTGGGATTCCGTGCATTATCAAAGCAAGTGTGCCAATTTCATCAATGGTTGCTACCAAGTTTCCTGACGGACCATTGGCAAGAACATTGTTGTCAGAACAAGGCCATCGACTGAGAATACCGATAGAGCACGAGGGATATAGTACTGAGCATGTCTCAGCAGATAATATAATTGAGATAATTGAGTATCCCAGCGAGAAGTTTTTTGAGTTAACGAGGTGTCGGCAATGACACAGGTATGCCATATAACCAGTAGGTTAAGCCGACCGGTTTTTCGCTGCCGCTACAAACCGGCGGCTTACCATTGGCGTTAATAAAAGGGGTCAGACTCCTTTTATTTCCTTTTATTTCAAATCTATACTTAAAGTTATTAAATTTAATTGTATCAGTTTTAATTATTGGATTGTGAGGTTACATGAAATATTTAGGTTCTTGTTTATGTGGTAATATTCAATATGAAATTGATGGAGAATTTGAGAACTTCTTCTTATGCCACTGCAAATCTTGCAGAAAAGATACAGGTTCAGTACACGCAGCAAATTTATTTTCTTCAAAAGCAAAATTAAGATGGCTAAAAGGAGAAAATAAAATAAAAGTATTTAATTACAAAAATTCAGGACATATTAAAGCATTTTGTCCAAATTGTAGTTCTGCTTTGCCAAACATCCAAATGAATGGGAAGTTATTGGTTGTACCTGCAGGCAGTCTGGATTCAGATATAGATATTAAGCCATCTGGTCATATTTATTTAAAAGAAAAAGCGATTTGGGATGATAACTTAGAATTAGTCCCAAAATATGAAGAATTGCCTCAATAAATAGGTAAAAGGGGTCATGCTTTTAAGCAGATTGTCTTCAGCGGAGATGAGAGACCGTCAATTATGAAAAATTTCAGTATCGATAAGTTGTTTATTAAATATTTTTCTCCAAAAATTGAATTAGATATTACAATAGATTCTTTTACCTTTAGAAAAAATGGAAAAAAGAAAACATTTAATACATATATCTATGTTTCCAAGGAAAAAAAGCCACGAGTGATATCAGTTGGGGAGGAACCCTTTAAATCATCCGAAGCAACAAAAGTTGACCTGTTCAGTGTTGGAAATGTTGAAACTCAAAATGATAAATATGATTGTCTGATGTCTTTCTTGATGCATTGTATATCTGAGATGTCTTCAAAACATCCGATGATAAGACCTACTATAGTTGTAGGTGGAATCAATGAACTCAACCCTGTTCTAAATGGATATCAACGCAAATTTATGATGAATCTTTTAACAACAGCCGGTGCTATAGACGTAACATTCAAAGATTAAGAGTAAAAGGGTGCAGACCCCTTTTAGCTCATAACCAAAAAACGGACTGAAAGGATCTATGCCAACAATTGAATACGATTGCCCGAAATGTGGTCATGTCTTTAAGCGGGTTGTCTTCAGGGGAGAGGAGAGGCCGTCCATGCCCTGTCCGAAGTGCAAGAGCATGGAAGTGAAGCCATCCCATAGTGCGGAGAGCCTTTTTAACGGTATCTCTCCCTCCAGTTCTTTAGCCAAGGATACGAACTGAACCCGCTGAGGTTGTGGCAGGGGCTGCCACATTACACTGTATAGAGCAAAAGCAAAGCAAAAGGGGCCAGCCCCTTTTATTCAAAAAATCAGTAGTGGTACCGCAGCTGTGCTATTTCAATGGCATCCTCAGAGACCTTATAGACAAAGCGGTGCTCATCGCTGATTCTTCGGGACCAGTAGCCTGAGAGGGCATGTTTTAACGGTTCCGGTTTTCCGATACCCTCAAAGGGGGTACGCATTGTTTCTTTGATCAGGGTATTAATCCGGCGCAGGGTCTGTTTGTCGGTTTTTTGCCAGAAAAGGTAATCGTCCCACGCATGGGCAGAAAAAATGAGCTTCAATCCCTAAGCTCCTTTTCAAGCCCTTTCCCATTTTCAAGCTGGGCCATGGATTCCAGAAGACGCCTTGCATTTTTCGGTGAGCGTAAAAGATAGGCTGTTTCTTCAAGGGCTTCATAATCCTCAAGGGACATGATCACAACGGCATTGGATGATTTTCGTGTCACAATAATGGGCGAGCGGTCTTCACAGACCTTATCCATTGTTTTGGCAAGATTTTGTCTTGCAGCGGTATAGGTGATAGCTTCCATATCGGGTTCCTCCTGTACAGTATATTGTACGTCCAGACATTGGATTGTCAAGCAAAAGAAAGGGCAGCCGCTCCCCTTACTCGGCAGCGGCTGCCTCCGGGCCGGATTCCGGCCCGGCTCCTCCGTGGCCATCGGGCCATAGCCTTAAAGTCCTTAAAGTCCTTAACGACCTTAATGAAGGCTGTCTTTGGCGGTAAACAAAGGCCGGTCGCTGAGGCTCCCGAAGCGCGGCCCGGCTTTCACCCCGAAAGTCCTTTAAAGCCTTTGGTGGCAGCCAGCAGGTGGCCCTCAGCCAGCGTTCAGCTCCTCGTAAAACCTCCCCCACAGCGCCGTTTCCATCCCCGTCAAAAACCCCTGCGGAAAGACATCCGGCCTTAATTCAAACAGCATCTTCCCCCTGGCGTGGCCGAGATTTAAGGCCGCCCGTATGCCCTGATCCCGCCAGAGGGCTTCTACTCCCCCAGTTCTGCGCCCTCTCCGGTCAGATTCAAAATGGTCTCCGACAATGTGTAACCAAATACGGGCAGCACCAGAAAAAGCTTCACTACCGCCTGCTCGTCCAGCTCCGGAGACAGGCAGCCCTCGGATAGGATGGCCATGCGCCGGGCCAGATCGTCGGGCAGGGTTTCGCTGTCCAGCCCCATCAGC includes:
- a CDS encoding GFA family protein — encoded protein: MKYLGSCLCGNIQYEIDGEFENFFLCHCKSCRKDTGSVHAANLFSSKAKLRWLKGENKIKVFNYKNSGHIKAFCPNCSSALPNIQMNGKLLVVPAGSLDSDIDIKPSGHIYLKEKAIWDDNLELVPKYEELPQ
- a CDS encoding FmdB family zinc ribbon protein codes for the protein MPTIEYDCPKCGHVFKRVVFRGEERPSMPCPKCKSMEVKPSHSAESLFNGISPSSSLAKDTN
- a CDS encoding Txe/YoeB family addiction module toxin, translated to MKLIFSAHAWDDYLFWQKTDKQTLRRINTLIKETMRTPFEGIGKPEPLKHALSGYWSRRISDEHRFVYKVSEDAIEIAQLRYHY
- the yefM gene encoding YoeB-YefM toxin-antitoxin system antitoxin YefM; its protein translation is MEAITYTAARQNLAKTMDKVCEDRSPIIVTRKSSNAVVIMSLEDYEALEETAYLLRSPKNARRLLESMAQLENGKGLEKELRD